A genomic stretch from Candidatus Latescibacterota bacterium includes:
- a CDS encoding MogA/MoaB family molybdenum cofactor biosynthesis protein, with protein sequence MEDLGWRSAAGQGILAGQAAQGPPGRSDVSDGDRPHREHQRRAQPGLGVIVVTVSDTRTLATDRSGALAAELVTAAGHRLLDRVLVPDEPARIDDAVEAALAAPDCSAALFTGGTGVSPRDRTADVVARHFERELPGFGELFRMLSWQEIGAAAMLSRAAAGVRGDRLLVALPGSPAAVRLALEKLLLPELGHLVGELRKREGPAA encoded by the coding sequence ATGGAAGACCTCGGCTGGCGTTCGGCTGCGGGTCAGGGTATCCTCGCCGGGCAGGCGGCACAAGGGCCGCCGGGAAGGAGCGACGTGAGCGACGGCGACCGCCCCCACCGCGAGCACCAGCGCCGCGCGCAGCCGGGGCTCGGCGTGATCGTGGTCACGGTGAGCGACACGCGCACCCTCGCGACCGACAGGAGCGGCGCCCTCGCGGCCGAGCTCGTGACCGCCGCGGGGCATCGCCTGCTCGATCGCGTGCTCGTGCCCGACGAGCCGGCGCGGATCGACGACGCCGTCGAAGCCGCGCTCGCCGCGCCGGACTGCTCGGCGGCGCTCTTCACCGGCGGCACGGGCGTCAGCCCGCGCGACCGCACCGCCGACGTGGTCGCCCGCCACTTCGAACGCGAGCTGCCGGGCTTCGGGGAGCTCTTCCGCATGCTGAGCTGGCAGGAGATCGGCGCGGCGGCCATGCTGAGCCGCGCCGCAGCCGGGGTGCGCGGCGATCGGCTGCTCGTCGCGCTCCCGGGCTCGCCCGCGGCGGTGCGGCTGGCCCTCGAGAAGCTGTTGCTTCCCGAGCTGGGGCATCTCGTCGGGGAGCTCAGGAAGCGCGAGGGACCGGCTGCCTAG
- a CDS encoding Rrf2 family transcriptional regulator, which yields MLYSKAAEYAIRAMVYLAEQTEGELIQLKDVAEKEDIPFHFLAKTMQILSRKGLVRSHRGPRGGFCLSRPPEEITLYDIVDPIDHIANYDEICILGIDVCSDEAACPLHDDWTKIRAQIRLTLEGKNLAQMVGKLEEKRRLVKEKGLN from the coding sequence GTGCTCTACTCGAAAGCTGCCGAATACGCGATCCGCGCCATGGTCTATCTCGCCGAGCAGACCGAGGGCGAGCTCATCCAGCTCAAGGATGTGGCCGAGAAGGAGGACATCCCCTTCCACTTCCTGGCCAAGACGATGCAGATCCTGTCCCGCAAGGGCCTGGTGCGCTCGCACCGCGGGCCCCGGGGCGGCTTCTGCCTGTCGCGTCCGCCCGAGGAGATCACGCTCTACGACATCGTCGATCCCATCGACCACATCGCCAACTACGACGAGATCTGCATCCTGGGCATCGACGTCTGCTCCGACGAGGCCGCCTGCCCGCTGCACGATGACTGGACGAAGATCCGCGCCCAGATCCGCCTGACGCTCGAGGGCAAGAACCTGGCGCAGATGGTGGGCAAGCTGGAGGAAAAGCGTCGCCTGGTGAAGGAGAAGGGGTTGAACTAG
- a CDS encoding PP2C family protein-serine/threonine phosphatase, translated as MFNNKAFYRKLDALLSGIVVEERPHHDLARLVDQIVQAFREDLGTVSGRLYVLHEGRYYLRHSTAPLGDDLRGFAIPASYPPIQAILSERIVAVHEDFPGYDPELEERLGVRNFAAFALEAGRYVVSFGLDSHAEEEALLFALGAIQHSLSLRLKQAAMAAEISEAEAIQLSLLPPHPPHFAGFDISARTYAAEATEVGGDIHDFMELSEDALGIAVGDASGHGLPAALQARDVVTGLRMGVEKEMKITAVIRRLNQVIHASRLSTRFVSLFYGELERNGNLIYVNAGHCEPMVIGPGNTLERLTVGGVILGPTADANYRRGFTHVSPGRQLLLFTDGLVERRRGNEEYGEQRLLSVFRDCFELSSAETVESIVSAARSFGGEAPWEDDVTLLVVKPA; from the coding sequence ATGTTCAACAACAAGGCCTTCTACCGCAAGCTGGACGCGCTCCTGAGCGGCATCGTCGTCGAGGAGCGCCCGCACCACGACCTGGCCCGTCTGGTGGACCAGATCGTCCAGGCCTTCCGCGAGGACCTGGGCACGGTGAGCGGCCGGCTCTACGTGCTCCACGAGGGCCGCTACTACCTGCGCCACAGCACGGCGCCCCTCGGCGACGACCTGCGCGGCTTCGCGATTCCGGCCAGCTACCCGCCCATCCAGGCCATCCTGAGCGAGCGCATCGTCGCCGTTCACGAGGACTTCCCCGGCTACGACCCGGAGCTGGAAGAGCGCCTCGGCGTGCGCAACTTCGCGGCCTTCGCGCTGGAGGCCGGGCGCTACGTGGTGTCGTTCGGGCTGGACAGCCACGCCGAGGAGGAGGCGCTGCTCTTCGCGCTCGGCGCGATCCAGCACAGCCTCAGCCTGCGCCTCAAGCAGGCGGCCATGGCCGCGGAGATCAGCGAGGCCGAGGCCATCCAGCTCAGCCTGCTGCCGCCGCACCCGCCGCACTTCGCGGGCTTCGACATCAGCGCGCGAACCTACGCCGCCGAGGCCACCGAGGTGGGTGGGGACATCCACGATTTCATGGAGCTGAGCGAGGACGCGCTGGGCATCGCCGTGGGCGACGCGAGCGGGCACGGTCTGCCCGCGGCCCTGCAGGCGCGCGACGTGGTGACCGGCCTGCGCATGGGCGTCGAGAAGGAGATGAAGATCACCGCCGTGATCCGGCGCCTCAATCAGGTGATCCACGCCAGCCGGCTCTCCACGCGCTTCGTGAGCCTGTTCTACGGCGAGCTCGAGCGCAACGGCAACCTGATCTACGTGAACGCCGGACACTGCGAGCCGATGGTCATCGGGCCGGGCAACACGCTCGAGCGCCTGACTGTCGGCGGGGTGATCCTCGGTCCCACGGCCGACGCGAACTACCGCCGCGGCTTCACGCACGTCTCGCCCGGGCGCCAGCTCCTGCTTTTCACCGACGGACTGGTGGAGCGCCGCAGGGGGAACGAAGAGTACGGCGAGCAGCGGCTGCTCTCGGTGTTCCGGGACTGCTTCGAGCTGTCCTCGGCCGAGACCGTCGAGAGCATCGTGTCGGCGGCCCGGTCCTTCGGGGGCGAGGCCCCCTGGGAGGACGACGTCACCCTGCTGGTCGTGAAGCCCGCGTGA
- a CDS encoding SelT/SelW/SelH family protein, whose amino-acid sequence MAAAIQERFDVTPEMIRSGGGVFEVTVGGRLVFSKKAEGRFPEDEEIFAAIAAAR is encoded by the coding sequence TTGGCGGCGGCCATCCAGGAGCGCTTCGACGTCACCCCTGAGATGATCCGGTCCGGGGGCGGCGTTTTCGAGGTCACGGTGGGCGGCAGGCTGGTCTTCTCCAAGAAGGCCGAAGGCCGCTTCCCCGAGGACGAGGAGATCTTCGCGGCGATCGCCGCGGCCAGGTAG
- a CDS encoding copper-translocating P-type ATPase, whose translation MAELRFQIKGMHCASCVGKVEKAMATVPGVDQVSVNLATGEARVHGSGHLPALGLLEAVHRAGFEADPADDEALSEIPSTVEDPQLLRRDLRLAILLSVLLMILAMLGPKGLPWSVAQGALATVVLVGPGRRFYVRAWQLLRRRGTAMETLIALGTGAAYLGSWASLALGGHLYFESAAVIVALILLGRVLEGRARDSAADALRELARLLPERAVRVEDDGSETELPLAQVRPGDRLRVRSGSKVPVDGVVIQGEGAVDESMLTGESRHLRRQSGERVTGGTLLVDGFVELRVTAVGEHTALAGILRLVRDAQASKAPVQRLADRVAGIFVPAVLGLALLTVLLHLILAPQLGALTILMRGVAVLIIACPCALGLATPTAILVGSGLAASHGILFREAAALERLQSIGVLAMDKTGTLTRGRPSVARFHNFSTLPQGQLLRFVEAAESSVSHPLAEALRDYARERAEGKAFALAVTTRPGGGVRAEVTGKQVLVGSPAYLESEGVSLDEERELLDELEAGGLTPVLVGLEGRLAGAFGLEDELRPEVPALVAQLGRMGVEPVLLSGDRPQAVQRTAAQAGIERWAAALRPDQKAKRIREEAAKGAGVGMLGDGVNDAPALAAATVGIALASGTDVAVATAPVTLVHGNLSRLIDAMRLSARTLRTIRENLFWAFVYNVLAIPLAALGVLNPMIAAGAMAASSVFVVTNSLRLRGFRFGRRPGPAAR comes from the coding sequence GTGGCTGAACTTCGCTTCCAGATCAAGGGGATGCACTGCGCGTCCTGCGTGGGCAAGGTCGAGAAGGCCATGGCCACGGTGCCCGGCGTGGACCAGGTCAGCGTGAACCTGGCCACCGGCGAAGCCCGCGTGCACGGCAGCGGCCACCTGCCCGCGCTCGGCCTGCTCGAGGCCGTGCATCGAGCGGGCTTCGAGGCCGATCCCGCCGACGACGAAGCGCTCTCCGAGATCCCGTCCACCGTCGAGGACCCGCAGCTGCTGCGGCGGGACCTGCGCCTGGCCATCCTTCTCAGCGTTCTCCTCATGATCCTCGCGATGCTCGGACCCAAGGGGCTGCCCTGGAGCGTGGCGCAGGGCGCGCTGGCCACCGTGGTTCTCGTCGGGCCCGGCCGCCGCTTCTACGTGCGCGCGTGGCAGCTCCTGCGCCGGCGCGGAACCGCGATGGAGACGCTCATCGCCCTCGGCACCGGCGCCGCGTACCTGGGCTCCTGGGCGAGCCTCGCGCTGGGCGGGCACCTCTACTTCGAGAGCGCCGCGGTGATCGTCGCGCTGATCCTGCTGGGGCGCGTGCTCGAAGGCCGCGCCAGGGACAGCGCGGCCGACGCCCTGCGCGAACTGGCGCGCCTGCTGCCCGAGCGCGCCGTGCGCGTGGAGGACGACGGCAGCGAGACCGAGCTGCCCCTGGCGCAGGTGCGCCCCGGCGACCGGCTGCGGGTGCGCTCGGGCAGCAAGGTGCCGGTGGACGGCGTCGTGATCCAGGGCGAGGGCGCCGTGGACGAGTCCATGCTCACGGGCGAGAGCCGTCACCTGCGGCGGCAGAGCGGCGAGCGCGTCACGGGCGGCACGCTGCTCGTGGACGGCTTCGTCGAGCTGCGCGTCACGGCCGTCGGCGAGCACACGGCGCTGGCCGGCATCCTGCGCCTCGTGCGCGACGCCCAGGCCTCCAAGGCGCCGGTGCAGCGGCTGGCCGATCGCGTGGCGGGCATCTTCGTCCCCGCGGTGCTGGGTCTCGCGCTGCTCACCGTGCTGCTGCATCTGATCCTCGCGCCGCAGCTCGGCGCGCTGACGATCCTGATGCGCGGCGTGGCGGTGCTCATCATCGCCTGTCCCTGCGCGCTGGGGCTCGCCACGCCCACGGCGATCCTCGTGGGCAGCGGTCTCGCAGCGAGCCACGGCATCCTGTTCCGCGAGGCCGCCGCGCTGGAGCGCCTGCAGTCGATCGGCGTGCTGGCGATGGACAAGACCGGCACGCTGACCCGGGGGCGTCCCAGCGTCGCTCGCTTCCACAACTTCAGCACCCTGCCCCAGGGCCAGCTCCTGCGCTTCGTGGAGGCCGCCGAGAGCTCGGTGAGTCACCCGCTCGCCGAGGCCCTGCGCGACTACGCCCGGGAGCGCGCGGAGGGCAAGGCCTTCGCGCTGGCCGTGACGACCCGTCCGGGCGGCGGCGTGCGCGCGGAGGTCACCGGGAAGCAGGTGCTCGTGGGCTCGCCCGCCTACCTGGAGAGCGAAGGCGTGTCGCTCGACGAAGAGCGTGAGCTGCTCGACGAACTCGAGGCCGGCGGCCTGACGCCGGTCCTGGTCGGGCTCGAGGGTCGGCTGGCCGGCGCGTTCGGGCTCGAGGACGAGCTGCGCCCCGAGGTCCCGGCCCTGGTGGCACAGCTCGGCCGCATGGGCGTGGAGCCGGTGCTGCTCTCGGGCGACCGTCCCCAGGCGGTGCAGCGCACGGCGGCCCAGGCGGGCATCGAGCGCTGGGCCGCGGCGCTCAGGCCGGACCAGAAGGCGAAGCGCATCCGCGAGGAGGCGGCGAAGGGTGCGGGCGTGGGCATGCTGGGCGACGGCGTGAACGACGCGCCGGCGCTGGCCGCGGCGACGGTGGGCATTGCGCTCGCCAGCGGCACCGACGTCGCCGTGGCCACGGCGCCGGTGACCCTCGTGCACGGCAACCTCAGCCGCCTGATCGACGCCATGCGCCTCTCCGCCCGCACGCTGCGCACGATCCGCGAGAACCTGTTCTGGGCGTTCGTCTACAACGTGCTCGCCATCCCCCTGGCCGCCCTCGGCGTGCTGAACCCCATGATCGCGGCCGGCGCCATGGCCGCCAGCAGCGTCTTCGTGGTGACGAACAGCCTGCGGCTGCGCGGATTCCGCTTCGGCCGCCGCCCGGGCCCAGCCGCGCGTTGA
- a CDS encoding ParA family protein, which yields MGRSVAVVCPKGGVGKTTVAVNLASALADKGYRCLLVGVDPQCGLISSFGRDRFDVDNGLLDLFDPDGDIDAAIQPSGIDNLDFITSNVWSREEEHELLQGAAAHPERVAALIARQRERYDYIFLDCPPNLGVLTGAALEAADECLVPLQAEELPYRALPRLFDGLDEMRRQGRHVPELMGIVLNQVDPRTRLAGDVTSRVREEYEGLVFDTAIPRSVRLAEVAQRGRPVNHFNRAGTASAAFASLAEEVLAAALKRRAAAASNAGSGEHETLRRQAAESRAAEAVGEPVQAKSPWAAAVGGEDFGFDGGFRDSDDHDVDADDRFVSFDEMKDDDDDGGSRHRPSLDDYDGSSEDERYH from the coding sequence ATGGGACGCAGTGTGGCCGTCGTCTGCCCCAAAGGTGGGGTCGGCAAGACAACCGTGGCCGTGAACCTGGCGTCGGCGCTGGCCGACAAGGGTTACCGCTGCCTGCTCGTGGGCGTGGATCCGCAGTGCGGCCTCATCAGCAGCTTCGGTCGGGATCGCTTCGACGTCGACAACGGTCTGCTGGACCTGTTCGATCCCGACGGTGACATCGACGCGGCGATCCAGCCCAGCGGCATCGACAATCTCGACTTCATCACCAGCAACGTGTGGTCGCGCGAGGAAGAGCACGAGTTGCTGCAGGGCGCGGCGGCGCACCCCGAGCGCGTGGCAGCGCTGATCGCGCGTCAGCGCGAGCGCTACGACTACATCTTCCTGGACTGCCCGCCGAACCTGGGCGTGCTCACCGGCGCCGCGCTCGAGGCGGCCGACGAGTGCCTCGTCCCGCTGCAGGCGGAGGAGCTGCCGTACCGCGCGCTGCCGCGCCTCTTCGACGGTCTCGACGAGATGCGCCGCCAGGGTCGCCATGTGCCCGAGCTGATGGGCATCGTGCTCAACCAGGTGGATCCGCGCACGCGCCTGGCCGGTGACGTCACCAGCCGCGTGCGCGAGGAGTACGAGGGCCTGGTCTTCGACACGGCGATCCCACGCAGCGTGCGTCTCGCCGAGGTGGCCCAGCGGGGCCGTCCGGTGAATCACTTCAACCGGGCGGGGACCGCGTCGGCCGCCTTCGCATCGCTGGCCGAGGAAGTGCTGGCCGCCGCGCTGAAGCGCCGCGCCGCCGCCGCGAGCAACGCCGGCTCGGGCGAGCACGAGACGCTCCGCCGCCAGGCCGCGGAGTCGCGGGCGGCCGAAGCGGTCGGTGAGCCGGTGCAGGCCAAGAGCCCCTGGGCCGCGGCCGTCGGCGGCGAGGACTTCGGCTTCGACGGCGGCTTTCGGGACAGCGACGACCACGACGTCGACGCCGACGACCGCTTCGTCTCCTTCGACGAGATGAAGGATGACGACGACGACGGCGGCTCCCGCCATCGTCCCAGCCTCGACGACTACGACGGCAGCTCGGAGGACGAGCGCTACCACTAG
- a CDS encoding 4Fe-4S dicluster domain-containing protein produces MSRLLDQAITVVSPEHCKGCSLCVISCPQDCLALLSSFNSRGYHPASYKGEGCTGCGMCFYACPEPAAITVFKKGAEYPD; encoded by the coding sequence ATGAGCCGACTTCTCGATCAGGCCATCACCGTGGTCTCCCCCGAGCACTGCAAGGGCTGCAGCCTCTGCGTCATCTCCTGTCCTCAGGACTGCCTCGCCCTGCTCAGCAGCTTCAACAGCCGCGGCTATCACCCCGCCAGCTACAAGGGCGAGGGCTGCACCGGTTGCGGAATGTGCTTCTACGCCTGCCCGGAGCCGGCGGCGATCACCGTCTTCAAGAAGGGCGCCGAGTACCCGGACTAG
- a CDS encoding 3-methyl-2-oxobutanoate dehydrogenase subunit VorB: MAKEFIKGNDAIVKAALLAGCQSYYGYPITPASEIAHAAAKYFPRVGRTFLQAESEIASIQMVYGAAASGERTMTASSSPGISLKQEGLSYLAGSELPCVVVDITRGGPGLGNIAPEQSDYNQMVKGGGHGNYKLIVLAPNGAQEMCDLTIKAFALADKYRNPAIILADGFIGQMMEPVEFPPPVKDIPAKPWALKGEKIDAENLINSIFLDPDELEAHNRHLQDKYRLIAENEIMLEEYRVDDAELILVGYGIVSRILRSVAERARAEGHKVGLLRPITLMPFPSDRIAELSKQTGAFLVSELSNGQMVDDVRLAVAGRVPVHFHNRMGGNVPSVEEIYDVVTRQLGAGATA; the protein is encoded by the coding sequence ATGGCCAAGGAGTTCATCAAGGGCAACGACGCCATCGTGAAGGCCGCGCTGCTGGCTGGCTGCCAGTCCTACTACGGCTATCCCATCACGCCGGCCAGCGAGATCGCCCACGCCGCCGCCAAGTACTTCCCGCGCGTGGGACGCACCTTCCTGCAGGCCGAGAGCGAGATCGCGTCGATCCAGATGGTCTACGGCGCCGCGGCCTCGGGCGAGCGCACGATGACGGCCTCGTCGAGCCCGGGCATCAGCCTCAAGCAGGAGGGCCTGAGCTACCTGGCCGGCAGCGAGCTGCCCTGCGTGGTGGTCGACATCACGCGCGGCGGGCCGGGGCTCGGCAACATCGCCCCCGAGCAGAGCGACTACAACCAGATGGTCAAGGGCGGCGGGCACGGCAACTACAAGCTGATCGTGCTGGCCCCCAACGGCGCGCAGGAGATGTGCGACCTCACGATCAAGGCCTTCGCGCTGGCGGACAAGTACCGCAACCCGGCGATCATCCTGGCCGACGGGTTCATCGGCCAGATGATGGAGCCGGTGGAGTTCCCGCCGCCCGTGAAGGACATCCCCGCCAAGCCCTGGGCGCTGAAGGGCGAGAAGATCGACGCCGAGAACCTGATCAACTCGATCTTCCTCGATCCCGACGAGCTCGAGGCCCACAACCGGCACCTCCAGGACAAGTACCGGCTCATCGCCGAGAACGAGATCATGCTGGAGGAGTACCGCGTGGACGACGCGGAGCTGATCCTCGTGGGCTACGGCATCGTGAGCCGCATCCTGCGCTCGGTGGCCGAGCGCGCGCGGGCCGAGGGCCACAAGGTGGGCCTGCTCAGGCCCATCACGCTGATGCCCTTCCCCAGCGACCGCATCGCGGAGCTGTCGAAGCAGACGGGCGCCTTCCTGGTGAGCGAGCTGAGCAACGGCCAGATGGTGGACGACGTCCGCCTCGCCGTGGCGGGCCGCGTGCCGGTGCACTTCCACAACCGGATGGGCGGCAACGTCCCGTCCGTGGAGGAGATCTACGACGTGGTGACGCGCCAGCTCGGCGCGGGCGCCACAGCCTGA
- a CDS encoding 2-oxoacid:acceptor oxidoreductase family protein, which translates to MAKKILERPKGFYEEFERKPGDKSTTHYCPGCGHGNIHKLLAEAIEDLEIQDRTIMVSPVGCSVFVYYYFSTGNIQVAHGRAPAVATALKRANPNAIVVSYQGDGDLAAIGGNNILQAANRGEHFTVIFVNNAIYGMTGGQLAPTSLPGMKTTTTPYGRDVMNEGPPMKMAELLATLDGPTYIERTALWDNKAISGTRRAIRNALRCQMEGKGFSMVEVLSACPSGWKVDPADQSAWMLEHMAPYFPLGVKKDLRETREPWFREKMDVDEDALLEALDLAQAEPTAFPATLRKPGYANPSIKLAGFGGQGILSAGAMLANAGMEQGFHTSWIPSYGPEMRGGTAYCFVNISETSIGSPTVSHPDVLMAFNRPSLEKFEPDLRAGALLLYDSTIIDIAPQRGDIEVLAVPATKMADDLGNTRMANTIMVGAYLAKTGLMSLEALEQTLPLALKRKNLVDANRKALASGFEFAKSM; encoded by the coding sequence ATGGCCAAGAAGATCCTGGAGCGGCCCAAGGGCTTCTACGAGGAGTTCGAGCGGAAGCCCGGCGACAAGAGCACCACGCACTACTGCCCGGGCTGTGGCCACGGGAACATCCACAAGCTGCTGGCCGAGGCGATCGAGGACCTCGAGATCCAGGACCGCACCATCATGGTGAGTCCGGTGGGCTGCTCGGTCTTCGTCTACTACTACTTCTCCACGGGGAACATCCAGGTGGCGCACGGGCGCGCGCCGGCGGTGGCCACCGCGCTGAAGCGCGCGAACCCCAACGCGATCGTGGTGAGCTACCAGGGCGACGGCGACCTGGCGGCCATCGGCGGCAACAACATCCTGCAGGCCGCCAACCGCGGCGAGCACTTCACGGTGATCTTCGTCAACAACGCGATCTACGGCATGACCGGCGGGCAATTGGCGCCGACATCGTTGCCCGGCATGAAGACCACCACCACGCCCTACGGCCGCGACGTCATGAACGAAGGCCCGCCCATGAAGATGGCCGAGCTGCTGGCCACGCTGGACGGTCCCACCTACATCGAGCGCACGGCGCTCTGGGACAACAAGGCCATCAGCGGCACGCGCCGGGCGATCCGCAACGCGCTGCGCTGCCAGATGGAGGGCAAGGGCTTTTCCATGGTCGAGGTGCTGAGCGCCTGCCCGTCGGGCTGGAAGGTGGACCCCGCCGACCAGTCCGCGTGGATGCTCGAGCACATGGCGCCCTACTTCCCCCTCGGCGTGAAGAAGGACCTGCGCGAGACCCGCGAGCCCTGGTTCCGCGAGAAGATGGACGTGGACGAGGACGCCCTCCTCGAAGCCCTCGACCTCGCACAGGCCGAGCCGACGGCCTTCCCCGCCACGCTCCGCAAGCCCGGCTACGCCAACCCCAGCATCAAGCTGGCGGGCTTCGGCGGGCAGGGCATCCTGTCGGCCGGTGCGATGCTGGCCAACGCGGGCATGGAGCAGGGCTTCCACACGAGCTGGATTCCGAGCTACGGCCCGGAGATGCGCGGCGGCACGGCCTACTGCTTCGTGAACATCAGCGAGACGTCCATCGGCAGCCCCACGGTCTCGCACCCGGACGTGCTGATGGCCTTCAATCGCCCCAGCCTCGAGAAGTTCGAGCCGGATCTCCGCGCCGGCGCGCTGCTGCTCTACGACTCCACGATCATCGACATCGCGCCCCAGCGCGGCGACATCGAGGTGCTCGCGGTGCCGGCCACCAAGATGGCCGACGACCTCGGCAACACGCGCATGGCCAACACCATCATGGTGGGCGCCTACCTCGCCAAGACCGGGCTCATGAGCCTCGAAGCCCTGGAGCAAACCCTGCCCCTGGCTCTCAAGCGCAAGAACCTGGTGGACGCCAACCGCAAGGCCCTGGCCTCCGGCTTCGAGTTCGCGAAGAGCATGTAG
- a CDS encoding (Fe-S)-binding protein — translation MLPGQFPTNLIFAIVLLATLVFFVWTLRRLIAILRLGKPAERGARWSAIFVYFFGQRSVLREPAGLGHFFIFWGFMILSLGTLETFIRAFAGDWTYERIVGAGLYRVYGLMLDLLGIAVLVAIAVGLFRRWVLKPKRLESDDPGTKKDATLILSWIVALVLLMWIGRGAEGRLHYLRQVAGTIPGPPNWTSGMQWAPVSQGFDQLLRARGQHGLEVIIAASWWIHTLLILGFLAYIPYSKHLHILMAAPNMILRRPPDAPRARLSTIDFTDQSATKFGKDEMADLTWKQMLDHYACTECGRCQNECPAYATGKPLSPYMMVHHVKEHIMAKGGALIGTADGALPEDAPAKAKASLVGDVFGIDAIWSCTTCGACEQACPVFIEHIQEIVDYRRGLVMMQGAMSPEVQLAMKNLETNSNPWQISHTERGAWADGLGIPTYAEKPDAEYLFYVGCMGSFDDRNKKISVAFAELLKQAGVDFAILGHSEKCCGDPARRIGNEYLGDMQVRANVEQFNGLGVKKILTACPHCFNTLAHEYPEFGGDFEVHHHTEFLAELIRAGKLKPAKTLAGQTVTYHDSCYLGRHNGNYDAPRELLEAAGAKVIEMERSREKGFCCGAGGGRMWMEETLGTRINENRAAEAVGTGAGTIASACPFCMTMMSDGVKAHGAETATKDVAELLVGETSAI, via the coding sequence ATGCTGCCCGGTCAGTTCCCCACGAACCTGATCTTCGCCATCGTGCTGCTGGCGACCCTGGTCTTCTTCGTCTGGACCCTGCGCCGGCTCATCGCGATCCTGCGCCTGGGCAAGCCGGCCGAGCGCGGCGCGCGCTGGAGCGCCATCTTCGTCTACTTCTTCGGGCAGCGCAGCGTGCTCCGCGAGCCGGCGGGCCTGGGGCACTTCTTCATCTTCTGGGGCTTCATGATCCTGAGCCTCGGCACGCTGGAGACCTTCATCCGCGCCTTCGCCGGCGACTGGACCTACGAGCGCATCGTGGGCGCGGGGCTCTACCGCGTCTACGGCCTCATGCTCGATCTGCTCGGCATCGCGGTGCTGGTGGCCATCGCCGTGGGGCTCTTCCGCCGCTGGGTACTGAAGCCGAAGCGCCTGGAGAGCGACGACCCCGGCACCAAGAAGGACGCCACGCTCATCCTGAGCTGGATCGTCGCCCTGGTTCTGCTCATGTGGATCGGCCGCGGCGCCGAAGGACGGCTGCACTACCTGCGCCAGGTGGCGGGGACGATCCCCGGCCCGCCCAACTGGACCAGCGGCATGCAGTGGGCGCCGGTGAGCCAGGGCTTCGACCAGCTGCTGCGCGCGCGGGGGCAGCATGGGCTGGAGGTCATCATCGCGGCGAGCTGGTGGATCCACACGCTGCTGATCCTGGGCTTCCTGGCCTACATCCCCTACAGCAAGCACCTGCACATCCTGATGGCCGCGCCGAACATGATCCTGCGCCGGCCGCCGGACGCGCCGCGCGCCAGGCTCAGCACCATCGACTTCACGGATCAGTCCGCCACGAAGTTCGGCAAGGACGAGATGGCCGACCTCACGTGGAAGCAGATGCTCGACCACTACGCCTGCACCGAGTGCGGCCGCTGCCAGAACGAGTGCCCGGCCTACGCCACCGGTAAGCCGCTGAGCCCCTACATGATGGTGCACCACGTCAAGGAACACATCATGGCCAAGGGAGGCGCGCTGATCGGCACGGCGGACGGCGCGCTGCCCGAGGACGCGCCGGCCAAGGCCAAGGCGAGTCTCGTGGGCGACGTCTTCGGCATCGACGCCATCTGGTCCTGCACCACCTGCGGCGCCTGCGAGCAGGCCTGCCCGGTGTTCATCGAGCACATCCAGGAGATCGTGGACTACCGCCGCGGCCTCGTGATGATGCAGGGCGCCATGAGCCCCGAAGTCCAGCTCGCCATGAAGAACCTGGAGACGAACAGCAATCCCTGGCAGATCTCCCACACCGAGCGCGGCGCCTGGGCCGACGGCCTGGGAATCCCGACCTACGCCGAAAAACCCGACGCCGAGTACCTCTTCTACGTGGGCTGCATGGGCAGCTTCGACGACCGCAACAAGAAGATCAGCGTGGCGTTCGCCGAGCTGCTGAAGCAGGCCGGCGTGGACTTCGCCATATTGGGCCATAGTGAGAAGTGCTGCGGCGACCCGGCGCGGCGCATCGGCAACGAGTACCTGGGCGACATGCAGGTGCGCGCGAACGTGGAGCAGTTCAACGGGCTCGGCGTGAAGAAGATCCTCACCGCCTGCCCCCACTGCTTCAACACGCTCGCCCACGAGTATCCCGAGTTCGGCGGCGACTTCGAGGTGCATCACCACACGGAGTTCCTCGCCGAGCTGATCCGCGCGGGCAAGCTGAAGCCGGCGAAGACGCTGGCCGGCCAGACCGTCACCTATCACGACTCCTGCTACCTGGGACGTCACAACGGCAACTACGACGCCCCCCGCGAACTCCTCGAAGCCGCTGGCGCGAAGGTGATCGAGATGGAGCGCAGCCGCGAGAAGGGCTTCTGCTGCGGCGCCGGCGGCGGCCGCATGTGGATGGAGGAGACGCTCGGCACGCGCATCAACGAGAACCGCGCGGCGGAGGCCGTCGGCACGGGCGCGGGCACGATCGCCAGCGCCTGCCCCTTCTGCATGACGATGATGTCCGACGGCGTGAAGGCCCACGGGGCGGAGACGGCGACGAAGGATGTCGCTGAGCTGCTGGTGGGGGAAACGTCGGCGATCTAG